The Myotis daubentonii chromosome 9, mMyoDau2.1, whole genome shotgun sequence genome has a segment encoding these proteins:
- the SAXO4 gene encoding protein phosphatase 1 regulatory subunit 32 encodes MMGKIPLGAASPYVKTSSGGCSDPMKFYATTYCTAYGREEFKPRMGSHKGTGYKSNYRPAVSYQAGLHAPDNPAMGEQVQDSFQTVTSQSYRPLEMPDGKCPLPGSLYQTSSGYSREKASTAPTSKEVRKVHFDTQDYGPQGITGLEPKHVPLLQQQNKGSVEWENAHHGPRFMASEYNSKYLKEPSTQPDLLQKKSIGAKEESGFTEASTKNPIAFQAPSQALPGDPALLPGRSTSKVDFLPMTHLHGAELLPQVTRGSERETGFSRVNERILGSRAPPPSPERSSLTHWQFQHPQRVQQTNVSLLGRETVGNKEPTGYSLNNASYVRSPYEPGLDNPYLTSYSQGYFENIPKGLDREGWTRGGLQPQKPGGYALNQPVTRMEAIPTPTESLRHLHPHVGRTLISTDPFYRPPPHCGRFNAPH; translated from the exons ATGATGGGGAAAATCCCCCTGGGGGCTGCCTCCCCTTACGTGAAGACGAGTTCAGGGGGCTGCTCGGACCCCATGAAATTCTACGCCACCACCTACTGCACAGCCTACG gccGGGAGGAGTTCAAGCCCCGCATGGGCAGTCATAAAGGCACCGGCTACAAATCGAATTACCGGCCTGCGGTCTCATACCAAGCCGGTCTCCATGCTCCCGACAATCCAGCCATGGG GGAACAAGTCCAGGACAGCTTCCAGACAGTCACCAGCCAGAGTTACCGCCCCCTGGAGATGCCTGATGGCAAGTGCCCGCTGCCCGGTAGCTTGTACCAGACCAGCTCTGGCTACTCTCGGGAGAAGGCCAGCACGGCACCCACCTCCAAGGAG GTCAGGAAGGTGCATTTTGACACCCAGGACTATGGGCCGCAGGGCATCACCGGGCTGGAGCCCAAGCACGTGCCCCTGCTCCAGCAGCAGAACAAGGGCTCCGTGGAGTGGGAGAATGCCCACCAC GGCCCGCGCTTCATGGCTTCCGAGTATAATTCCAAGTATCTCAAGGAGCCCTCAACCCAGCCAG ATCTCCTGCAGAAGAAATCCATCGGGGCCAAGGAGGAGAGCGGCTTCACCGAGGCGTCCACCAAGAACCCCATCGCCTTCCAGGCGCCCTCCCAGGCGCTCCCTGGGGACCCG GCCCTCCTTCCCGGCCGGAGCACCAGCAAGGTGGACTTCCTCCCCATGACCCACCTTCAT GGGGCCGAGCTTCTGCCCCAGGTGACCAGGGGCTCCGAGCGGGAGACTGGCTTCAGCCGCGTGAATGAGAGGATTCTGGGCTCCAGG GCGCCCCCTCCCAGCCCGGAGCGCAGCAGCCTGACCCACTGGCAGTTCCAGCACCCGCAGCGGGTGCAACAGACAAATGTCTCCCTGCTGGGCCGGGAGACGGTGGGGAACAAG GAGCCCACAGGGTACAGCCTGAACAACGCCAGCTACGTCCGGAGCCCCTACGAGCCCGGCCTGGACAATCCCTACCTGACCTCCTACAGCCAGGG GTACTTCGAGAACATCCCTAAGGGCCTCGACCGGGAAGGCTGGACTCGAGGGGGCCTCCAGCCGCAGAAACCCGGAGGCTATGCCCTCAACCAGCCGGTCACCCGCATGgaggccatccccacccccacggaGAGCCTGAGGCACCTGCACCCCCACGTGGGAAG aACCCTGATCTCCACGGACCCCTTCTACCGCCCCCCACCGCACTGCGGCCGCTTCAACGCACCCCACTGA
- the LRRC10B gene encoding leucine-rich repeat-containing protein 10B, which translates to MGIAESTLDELPSDAEEQLRHGEQQLELSGRRLRRLPSAVCTLSRLEKLYVSGTGLRELPEEIEELRELRILALDFNKLERLPDGLCRLPRLARLYLGGNRLLALPGDFAQLQSLRCLWIEGNYLRRFPRPLLRLGALQSLQMGDNRLRALPADLPRMTGLRGLWLYGNRFEEFPPPLLRMGRLHILDLDRNRLGGFPDLRPLRSLRVFSYDHNPVTGPPRVADTVFLVGEGAVERMAERDEPVPRRPPRRPARAFEDDEEEDLLMGGGGSRALDAAPGLGT; encoded by the coding sequence ATGGGCATCGCCGAGTCCACCCTGGACGAGCTGCCGTCGGACGCGGAGGAGCAGCTGCGCCACGGCGAGCAGCAGCTGGAGCTGAGCGGGCGGCGGCTGCGGCGGCTGCCCAGCGCCGTGTGCACGCTGAGCCGCCTGGAGAAGCTGTACGTGAGCGGCACGGGACTGCGCGAGCTGCCGGAGGAGATCGAGGAGCTGCGCGAGCTGCGCATCCTGGCGCTCGACTTCAACAAGCTGGAGCGCCTGCCCGACGGCCTGTGCCGCCTGCCGCGCCTCGCGCGCCTCTACCTGGGCGGCAACCGGCTGCTGGCGCTGCCCGGCGACTTCGCCCAGCTGCAGAGCCTGCGCTGCCTCTGGATCGAGGGCAACTACCTGCGGCGCTTCCCGCGGCCGCTGCTGCGCCTGGGGGCGCTCCAGTCGCTGCAGATGGGCGACAACCGGCTGCGCGCGCTGCCCGCCGACCTGCCGCGCATGACGGGCCTGCGTGGCCTCTGGCTCTACGGCAACCGCTTCGAGGAGTTCCCGCCCCCGCTGCTGCGCATGGGCCGCCTGCACATCCTCGACCTGGACCGCAACCGCCTGGGCGGCTTCCCGGACCTGCGCCCGCTGCGCTCCCTGCGCGTCTTCTCCTACGACCACAACCCGGTCACCGGGCCGCCACGCGTCGCCGACACCGTCTTCCTCGTGGGCGAGGGTGCCGTGGAGCGCATGGCCGAGCGCGACGAGCCCGTCCCCCGGCGGCCGCCCCGGCGCCCGGCGCGGGCCTTCGAGGATGATGAGGAAGAGGACCTGCTCATGGGAGGCGGGGGCTCCCGGGCCCTGGACGCCGCTCCAGGACTGGGCACCTGA